One genomic segment of Amycolatopsis sp. Hca4 includes these proteins:
- a CDS encoding LysR substrate-binding domain-containing protein yields MERLDDLGFFHVVAVSETLTAAARELDVSLPVVSKRLKALERRLDVRLVHRGARRLTLTSEGRLYAARVEAILDQVRELDDLVSHSSGELRGSIVVQATLGLGRAHVAPLIGEFAARHPQVRIQLRTSALPLRPHRREFDLAVHVGTPPDSTLRMRRLARNRRVPCAAPSYVERRGAPERIEDLTAHDCIVLRENEGDFAVWRFGSTTKPRQVRVRGTLSSNDGDIVTDWALQGRGIVMRSEWQVRSHLDSGALVRLLPGVPTPPADIHALLADDVHVPRRTEELIAYLAARLPERLSPS; encoded by the coding sequence GTGGAAAGACTGGACGACCTCGGCTTCTTCCACGTCGTCGCGGTCAGCGAGACGCTCACGGCCGCCGCGCGCGAGCTCGACGTCTCGCTGCCGGTGGTCAGCAAGCGCCTGAAGGCACTGGAACGCCGCCTCGACGTCCGCCTGGTCCACCGCGGCGCGCGCCGGCTCACGCTGACGTCCGAAGGACGGCTCTACGCCGCCCGCGTCGAAGCCATCCTCGATCAGGTCCGCGAGCTCGACGACCTGGTCAGCCACTCGTCCGGCGAGTTGCGCGGCTCGATCGTCGTCCAGGCGACGCTCGGGCTGGGCCGCGCGCACGTCGCCCCGCTCATCGGCGAGTTCGCCGCCCGCCACCCGCAGGTGCGGATCCAGCTGCGCACGTCGGCCCTGCCGCTGCGGCCCCACCGGCGCGAGTTCGACCTCGCCGTGCACGTCGGCACGCCACCGGATTCCACGCTGCGGATGCGCCGGCTGGCCCGCAACCGCCGGGTCCCGTGCGCCGCACCGTCCTATGTGGAGCGGCGCGGCGCGCCGGAGCGGATCGAGGACCTGACCGCCCACGACTGCATCGTGCTGCGCGAGAACGAGGGCGACTTCGCCGTGTGGCGCTTCGGCAGCACGACGAAACCCCGTCAGGTCCGGGTCCGCGGCACCCTGTCGAGCAACGACGGCGACATCGTGACCGACTGGGCATTGCAGGGCCGCGGGATCGTGATGCGCTCGGAGTGGCAGGTCCGGTCCCACCTGGACAGTGGCGCACTGGTCCGGCTCCTGCCCGGCGTGCCCACCCCACCGGCCGATATTCACGCTTTGCTGGCCGACGACGTCCACGTGCCGAGGCGCACCGAGGAGCTGATCGCCTACCTGGCCGCCCGCCTCCCGGAGCGGCTTTCTCCGTCGTGA
- a CDS encoding aldo/keto reductase, which yields MRYQAFGRHSGVRISEYVLGTANFGSAPTAAGVAGAKAIFESFVAAGGTTFDVSNIYQDGEAETVLGELLGRERDDFVLITKYSGSRRAVRAGATGNSRKTMIRSLEDSLRRLKTGYVDVFMPHFPDGVTPVAEILAGFEDLIRAGKIRYGGLSNFPAWRVAGAAVRSELGGYPVLAGIQTEYSLAERSAERELLPMAEAHGLGVVLYSPLAGGLLTGKYRRGEQGRLSGRAPDAGRSAVLDAVLDVAGKTGTGPVQVALAWLRRRAAEARTAMVPIVGPRTPAHLQGYLAALDVELADEHHRWLTEVGAVPLGTPHDDVAAALAHGLDGDRSLLETPAVPVQ from the coding sequence GTGCGCTACCAGGCTTTCGGGCGACACAGCGGGGTGCGGATCTCCGAGTACGTGCTCGGCACGGCCAACTTCGGCTCGGCACCCACGGCCGCGGGGGTGGCGGGCGCGAAGGCGATCTTCGAGTCGTTCGTCGCGGCCGGGGGCACCACGTTCGACGTCTCGAACATCTACCAGGACGGCGAAGCCGAGACCGTCCTCGGCGAACTCCTCGGCCGCGAGCGCGACGACTTCGTGCTGATCACCAAGTACAGCGGGAGCAGGCGTGCGGTCCGGGCGGGCGCCACCGGCAACAGCCGCAAGACGATGATCCGCTCCCTGGAGGACAGCCTGCGCCGCTTGAAGACCGGTTACGTCGACGTCTTCATGCCGCACTTCCCCGACGGCGTGACGCCGGTGGCCGAGATCCTGGCGGGCTTCGAGGACCTGATCCGCGCGGGCAAGATCCGCTACGGCGGGCTCTCGAACTTCCCGGCCTGGCGGGTCGCCGGTGCCGCGGTCCGGTCGGAGCTGGGCGGGTACCCGGTGCTCGCCGGCATCCAGACCGAATACAGCCTGGCCGAGCGGTCCGCGGAGCGGGAGCTCCTCCCGATGGCCGAGGCGCACGGGCTCGGCGTCGTCCTGTACTCGCCGCTGGCCGGCGGCCTGCTGACCGGCAAGTACCGGCGCGGCGAGCAGGGGCGGCTCAGCGGCCGGGCACCGGACGCCGGGCGGTCCGCGGTGCTGGACGCGGTCCTCGACGTCGCCGGGAAGACCGGGACCGGCCCGGTCCAGGTCGCCTTGGCCTGGCTTCGCCGCCGCGCCGCCGAGGCCCGGACGGCGATGGTCCCGATCGTGGGCCCGCGCACCCCGGCCCACCTGCAGGGGTACCTCGCCGCACTGGACGTCGAACTCGCCGACGAGCACCACCGGTGGCTGACGGAGGTGGGCGCGGTCCCGCTGGGGACGCCCCACGACGACGTGGCGGCCGCGCTGGCCCACGGCCTCGACGGTGATCGGAGCCTCCTCGAAACCCCGGCCGTTCCCGTGCAGTGA
- a CDS encoding TetR/AcrR family transcriptional regulator, which translates to MPRVTQAHLDARRRQILDAARARFATHGFARTSMTDLVEASGLSIGAIYRYFKSKDEIVAAICEQSTQALPAELTAASVREFVGHIRTLAHAEDHARLVAQIYAEAAVSPPLADLVHRQLDDLRAEVAALLPGREPADAARIAEAFVALCHGYTQQLAVRGDVDPAPFTSALVAIIES; encoded by the coding sequence ATGCCGAGAGTCACCCAGGCCCACCTCGACGCCCGCCGCCGCCAGATCCTCGACGCGGCCCGCGCCCGCTTCGCCACGCACGGCTTCGCCCGGACGTCCATGACCGACCTCGTCGAAGCCTCCGGCCTGTCCATCGGGGCGATCTACCGGTACTTCAAGAGCAAGGACGAGATCGTCGCGGCCATCTGCGAACAGTCGACCCAGGCGCTGCCCGCCGAGCTGACCGCCGCGTCGGTGCGCGAGTTCGTCGGGCACATCCGCACACTGGCCCATGCGGAGGACCACGCCCGGCTGGTCGCGCAGATCTACGCCGAAGCCGCCGTGTCCCCGCCGCTCGCGGACCTCGTCCACCGGCAGCTCGACGACCTGCGCGCCGAGGTCGCCGCGCTGCTGCCCGGCCGCGAGCCCGCCGACGCGGCCCGGATCGCCGAAGCCTTCGTGGCCCTCTGCCACGGCTACACCCAGCAGCTCGCCGTCCGCGGCGACGTCGACCCCGCCCCCTTCACCTCGGCGCTGGTGGCGATCATCGAGTCGTGA
- the trpM gene encoding tryptophan biosynthesis modulator TrpM, whose amino-acid sequence MPLTVRFARGRRPRGCQAPARRVRGRRVRYAIGSEAGQVDGMRWHRVPRVARDH is encoded by the coding sequence GTGCCCCTCACCGTCCGCTTCGCCCGTGGCCGCCGGCCGCGTGGCTGCCAGGCGCCCGCGCGGCGCGTGCGCGGACGCCGGGTGCGGTACGCGATCGGCTCCGAGGCGGGCCAGGTCGACGGGATGCGATGGCACCGCGTGCCGCGCGTCGCAAGGGATCACTGA
- the trpB gene encoding tryptophan synthase subunit beta — protein sequence MDFFFPAAPGHFPDAKGYFGAFGGQFVPQALVAAVDQVAAEYERAKADPAFVARFEDLLAHYVGRPSALTEVPRFAAHAGGARVFLKREDLNHTGSHKVNNALGQALLAQRMGKTRVIAETGAGSHGVATATACALTGLACTVYMGETDIRRQAVNVARMELLGAEVVPVTSGSRTLKDAINETFRDWVAHVEDTHYLFGTVAGPHPFPAMIRDFQRVIGVEARRQLLERTGRLPDAAIACVGGGSNAIGLFHAFLDDPGVRLIGCEAAGHGVDSGEHAASLSAGEPGVLHGSRSYVLQDDEGQIREAWSISAGLDYPGVGPEHAHLHDSGRAAYRPVTDDEAMTAFRLLATTEGIVPAIESAHALAGALQVGAELGPDALLLVNLSGRGDKDMDTAAVHFGLEGAR from the coding sequence ATGGACTTCTTCTTCCCGGCCGCGCCGGGACACTTTCCCGACGCCAAGGGCTACTTCGGCGCCTTCGGCGGCCAGTTCGTCCCGCAGGCGCTCGTCGCCGCCGTCGACCAGGTCGCGGCCGAATACGAACGGGCGAAGGCGGATCCCGCCTTCGTCGCCCGGTTCGAGGACCTGCTCGCCCACTACGTCGGCCGCCCCAGCGCGCTCACCGAGGTGCCGCGCTTCGCCGCGCACGCCGGGGGCGCCCGCGTCTTCCTCAAGCGCGAAGACCTCAACCACACCGGCTCGCACAAGGTGAACAACGCGCTCGGCCAGGCGTTGCTCGCGCAGCGGATGGGCAAGACCCGCGTCATCGCCGAGACCGGCGCCGGATCGCACGGCGTCGCGACCGCCACCGCCTGTGCGCTGACCGGCCTCGCCTGCACCGTCTACATGGGAGAGACGGACATCCGCCGCCAGGCGGTCAACGTGGCGCGGATGGAACTGCTCGGCGCCGAGGTGGTGCCGGTGACGTCGGGGTCGCGCACGCTCAAGGACGCCATCAACGAGACGTTCCGCGACTGGGTCGCCCACGTCGAGGACACGCACTACCTGTTCGGCACGGTCGCCGGGCCGCACCCGTTCCCCGCCATGATCCGCGACTTCCAGCGCGTCATCGGCGTCGAAGCCCGCCGCCAGCTCCTCGAGCGGACCGGACGCCTTCCCGACGCCGCAATCGCTTGCGTCGGCGGCGGATCCAACGCGATCGGCCTGTTCCACGCGTTCCTCGACGACCCCGGCGTACGTCTGATCGGCTGCGAAGCCGCCGGACACGGGGTCGACAGCGGGGAGCACGCGGCGTCGCTGTCGGCGGGCGAACCGGGTGTCCTGCACGGCTCCCGCTCGTACGTCCTGCAGGACGACGAAGGGCAGATCCGCGAAGCGTGGTCGATCTCGGCCGGGCTCGACTACCCCGGCGTCGGCCCGGAACACGCGCACCTGCACGACTCCGGCCGCGCCGCCTACCGCCCGGTCACCGACGACGAAGCCATGACCGCGTTCCGCCTGCTCGCCACGACCGAGGGGATCGTCCCCGCGATCGAAAGCGCGCACGCACTCGCCGGGGCCTTGCAGGTCGGCGCCGAACTCGGCCCGGACGCCCTCCTGCTGGTGAACCTCTCCGGCCGCGGCGACAAGGACATGGACACCGCGGCGGTCCACTTCGGACTGGAGGGTGCGCGATGA
- the trpA gene encoding tryptophan synthase subunit alpha, protein MSLRLLTETLAGTKAAGRAALVSYLPAGFPTVDGGIAALRATLDAGADIVEVGLPHSDPVLDGPVIQTADDRALRGGVRIADVLRTVRDVHAATGKPVLVMSYWNPVSRYGAERFARELADAGGSGCVLPDLPVAESAPWRRHAEEHDLATVFVVAPSSTDRQLADTAAAGTGFVYASALMGVTGKRTSVDEAAAVLTRRLRAVTELPVCVGMGVADGEQAAEVAGFADGVIVGSALVETLLATDDEAMGRAGLERLTTQLAAGVRTRTA, encoded by the coding sequence ATGAGCCTGCGGCTGCTCACCGAGACCCTCGCCGGGACGAAGGCGGCCGGCCGGGCCGCGCTCGTCAGCTACCTGCCCGCCGGGTTCCCCACGGTCGACGGCGGGATCGCGGCGCTGCGGGCCACCCTCGACGCCGGCGCGGACATCGTCGAAGTCGGCTTGCCGCACAGCGACCCGGTGCTGGACGGCCCGGTCATCCAGACCGCCGACGACCGCGCACTGCGCGGCGGGGTCCGGATCGCCGACGTCCTGCGCACGGTCCGCGACGTTCACGCGGCCACGGGCAAGCCGGTGCTGGTGATGTCGTACTGGAACCCGGTGTCCCGCTACGGCGCCGAGCGGTTCGCGCGCGAGCTGGCCGACGCGGGCGGCTCCGGCTGCGTGCTGCCGGACCTGCCGGTGGCGGAGTCCGCGCCGTGGCGCCGGCACGCCGAGGAGCACGACCTGGCCACGGTGTTCGTGGTCGCACCGAGCAGCACGGACCGGCAGCTGGCGGACACGGCCGCGGCCGGCACCGGCTTCGTCTACGCGTCGGCGCTGATGGGGGTGACCGGGAAGCGCACATCGGTGGACGAGGCCGCCGCGGTCCTGACGCGCCGGCTGCGCGCGGTCACCGAGCTGCCGGTGTGCGTCGGGATGGGCGTGGCGGACGGGGAGCAGGCTGCCGAGGTCGCGGGGTTCGCCGACGGGGTCATCGTCGGCTCCGCGCTGGTCGAAACGCTCCTCGCCACGGACGACGAGGCCATGGGAAGGGCCGGGCTCGAGCGACTCACCACCCAGCTCGCGGCCGGAGTGCGCACCCGCACCGCATGA
- a CDS encoding SDR family NAD(P)-dependent oxidoreductase, with protein MKLHGATALVTGANRGLGHHLANELLRRGAKVYATARRPELVDLPGAEVLRLDITDQKSVDAAAAAATDVDVLINNAAFTAGGNLTTGDLGAIKQVMDSNYYGTLAMIRAFAPILARNGGGAILNVLSATAWTTVDGNTSYAAAKSAQWGLTNGVRVELAPQGTLVAALVPGLIATDTLRDYARAAGLELPEEVMNDPADLARAALDGLEAGEIEILDRLGAEAKATLAGAPQAFDFAALAG; from the coding sequence ATGAAGCTGCACGGCGCGACCGCGCTCGTCACCGGCGCGAACCGCGGACTCGGCCACCACCTCGCGAACGAACTGCTGCGGCGGGGCGCGAAGGTCTACGCCACCGCACGCCGGCCCGAGCTGGTCGACCTTCCGGGCGCCGAGGTGCTGCGCCTCGACATCACCGACCAGAAGAGCGTGGACGCGGCGGCGGCGGCCGCCACGGACGTGGACGTCCTGATCAACAACGCGGCGTTCACGGCCGGCGGCAACCTCACGACCGGCGATCTCGGCGCGATCAAGCAGGTGATGGACTCGAACTACTACGGCACCCTGGCCATGATCCGGGCGTTCGCCCCGATCCTCGCCCGCAACGGCGGCGGCGCCATCCTCAACGTCCTCTCGGCCACGGCGTGGACGACGGTCGACGGCAACACGTCCTACGCCGCGGCGAAGTCCGCCCAGTGGGGGCTGACCAACGGCGTCCGGGTGGAGCTCGCGCCGCAGGGCACCTTGGTGGCGGCGCTCGTCCCCGGCTTGATCGCGACCGACACGCTGCGCGACTACGCTCGGGCGGCCGGGCTCGAGCTGCCCGAGGAGGTCATGAACGACCCGGCCGACCTCGCCCGAGCGGCGCTCGACGGGCTGGAGGCCGGCGAGATCGAGATCCTGGACCGCCTCGGTGCCGAAGCGAAGGCGACCCTCGCCGGGGCGCCGCAGGCGTTCGACTTCGCCGCACTCGCCGGGTGA
- a CDS encoding TetR/AcrR family transcriptional regulator, whose product MPPATRRPRSDAMRNRERVLAAAEEEFAEHGIEASVSDIARRAGLAKGTVFSHFATKEELIVAVVANHLAELRDVAERLANAPDAGAALLEFLTVAGDRRRQRDLTFLLSASADDAVVTEIRNSLHADVSALVDRARACGAVRHDITGTDVYLLICAPVHVAENLPGAPADLWLRYLTIVFDGLRPEGASPLPRPAPDWT is encoded by the coding sequence GTGCCGCCTGCCACCCGCCGCCCGCGCTCCGACGCGATGCGCAACCGTGAACGCGTCCTGGCCGCGGCCGAGGAGGAGTTCGCCGAACACGGCATCGAGGCGTCGGTCTCGGACATCGCCCGCCGCGCCGGGCTCGCCAAGGGGACCGTCTTCAGCCATTTCGCGACGAAGGAGGAGCTGATCGTCGCGGTCGTGGCGAACCACCTGGCGGAACTGCGGGATGTCGCGGAGCGGCTGGCGAACGCCCCGGACGCCGGCGCGGCCCTGCTGGAGTTCTTGACGGTGGCCGGAGACCGCCGCCGGCAGCGCGACCTGACGTTCCTCCTGTCGGCCAGTGCCGACGACGCCGTGGTCACGGAAATCAGGAACAGCCTGCACGCGGACGTGAGCGCGCTGGTCGACCGGGCGCGTGCCTGCGGCGCCGTCCGCCACGACATCACGGGCACCGACGTGTACCTGCTGATCTGCGCGCCGGTGCACGTCGCCGAGAACCTGCCCGGCGCCCCTGCGGACCTGTGGCTGCGCTACCTGACGATCGTCTTCGACGGCCTCCGCCCGGAGGGCGCCAGCCCGCTGCCCCGTCCGGCACCGGACTGGACGTAG
- a CDS encoding MFS transporter yields the protein MTPTSNTPARTWVGVVTLLAGTLLPPLDFFVVNLAIPSIQDDLGGGDLLGQQIVAGYAAAYAVTLTLGGRLGDLYGRRRAFLVGLVGFALASLLCGSAGEPWLLLAGRVLQGLTAALMAPQSLALIRASLDGREQTVALGFHGATLGLAAVIGQSLGGLLVTADLGGLGWRAIFLINLPVAAVGLLGSLFLRDPHTRGGERLDWAGAILLFAGLAGIVIPLVEGRALDWPWWCFVLIVAAVILLRGFWRYESSLGGGGRVTPLVPPAAVTAPGVRIALVAVALFYSIAAFFLVFSEHEQTAGRTPLQASLDILPLGIGFLIGPLTVAHLVRVMGRRIAALGLGLETAGFLAFAGLVAGFGHTAWTAAPLALIGFGQGLALPSLIRLTVTHIPRAFAGLASGLVNATLQISAALSVAVIGGLYYAVSGAYGSGAALTAVSLLIAALLFASALLSLRAERVPALDGYVQSGAGRGSGLAPSGRRPSKTIVR from the coding sequence ATGACTCCGACATCGAACACCCCGGCCCGGACGTGGGTCGGCGTGGTCACCCTGCTGGCCGGCACGCTGCTGCCGCCCCTGGACTTCTTCGTCGTCAACCTCGCCATCCCGTCGATCCAAGACGACCTCGGCGGTGGCGACCTCCTCGGCCAGCAGATCGTGGCCGGCTACGCCGCCGCCTACGCCGTCACGCTCACCCTCGGCGGACGGCTCGGCGATCTGTACGGGCGGCGGCGCGCTTTCCTCGTCGGCCTCGTCGGGTTCGCCCTAGCCTCGCTGCTGTGCGGCTCGGCAGGCGAACCCTGGCTGCTCCTCGCCGGGCGCGTCCTGCAAGGCCTGACCGCCGCACTGATGGCGCCGCAGTCCCTGGCCCTCATCCGCGCGAGCCTCGACGGCCGCGAGCAGACGGTCGCCCTCGGCTTCCACGGTGCGACCCTCGGGCTCGCCGCGGTCATCGGCCAATCCCTGGGTGGCCTCCTCGTCACCGCCGACCTCGGGGGCCTGGGCTGGCGGGCGATCTTCCTCATCAACCTGCCCGTCGCGGCCGTGGGTCTCCTCGGCAGCCTGTTCCTGCGCGACCCGCACACCCGGGGCGGGGAAAGGCTGGACTGGGCCGGCGCCATCCTGCTCTTCGCCGGCCTTGCCGGGATCGTCATCCCGTTGGTCGAGGGGCGCGCCCTGGACTGGCCGTGGTGGTGCTTCGTGCTGATCGTCGCCGCCGTCATCCTGTTGCGCGGGTTCTGGCGCTACGAGTCGTCGCTCGGCGGCGGCGGTCGCGTGACGCCCCTCGTGCCACCCGCAGCGGTCACGGCGCCCGGCGTGCGGATCGCGCTCGTGGCGGTCGCCCTGTTCTACTCGATCGCCGCGTTCTTCCTCGTCTTCTCCGAACACGAGCAGACGGCCGGCCGCACGCCGCTGCAGGCGAGCCTGGACATCCTGCCGCTGGGCATCGGTTTCCTCATCGGCCCGCTGACCGTTGCCCACCTCGTGCGGGTCATGGGGCGCCGGATCGCCGCACTCGGCCTGGGCCTGGAGACCGCCGGCTTCCTCGCCTTCGCCGGCCTCGTCGCCGGGTTCGGTCACACGGCGTGGACCGCCGCGCCCCTGGCGCTCATCGGCTTCGGGCAAGGGCTCGCCCTGCCCTCGCTGATCCGCCTCACGGTCACCCACATCCCGCGTGCCTTCGCCGGCCTGGCCAGCGGCCTGGTCAACGCGACCCTGCAGATCAGCGCGGCCCTGTCGGTCGCGGTCATCGGCGGTCTCTACTACGCCGTTTCCGGCGCGTACGGGTCGGGCGCCGCCCTCACCGCGGTCTCGCTCCTCATCGCCGCGCTGCTGTTCGCCTCCGCCCTGCTGTCGCTGCGCGCCGAACGGGTGCCGGCACTGGACGGCTACGTCCAGTCCGGTGCCGGACGGGGCAGCGGGCTGGCGCCCTCCGGGCGGAGGCCGTCGAAGACGATCGTCAGGTAG
- a CDS encoding helix-turn-helix domain-containing protein — protein sequence MDSENKLGDYLRARRALLRAQDVGLPDDGPRRVPGLRRDEVALLAGVSTDYYVRLEQGRERHPSDQVIRSIASALRLDDAAAGHLFRLALPVFGASSATSLTVAPELVRLMDGLADVPAFLVGAAQDVLAANAMARELYRGFARYDNLLRMIFLDPYARSFYGDWDAASRLAVSNLRASSSQFPGDAHIERVVGELTVRSPAFANLWARYEVRPRTTEVKHFVHPQVGELRLHFETLAVASAPGQHLSVYSAEPGSAGHDGLVLLRRLAEQAARSGHGDQDEALEKGDAHSESGTEQ from the coding sequence GTGGACAGTGAGAACAAGCTCGGTGACTATCTGCGAGCGCGGCGGGCCCTGCTCCGGGCGCAGGACGTCGGGTTGCCCGACGACGGTCCCCGGCGGGTGCCGGGGCTGCGGCGGGATGAGGTGGCGCTGCTCGCCGGGGTGAGTACCGACTACTACGTGCGGCTGGAGCAGGGGCGGGAGCGGCACCCCTCCGACCAGGTTATTCGGTCGATCGCGAGCGCGTTGCGGCTGGACGACGCCGCCGCGGGGCACTTGTTCCGGCTGGCCCTGCCCGTGTTCGGGGCGAGCTCGGCCACGTCGCTGACCGTCGCCCCGGAGCTGGTCCGGCTGATGGACGGCCTGGCGGACGTGCCCGCCTTCCTGGTCGGTGCGGCGCAGGACGTCCTCGCCGCGAACGCGATGGCGCGGGAGCTCTACCGCGGGTTCGCCCGGTACGACAACCTGCTGCGCATGATCTTCCTGGACCCGTACGCGAGGTCCTTCTACGGTGACTGGGACGCCGCGTCGCGGCTGGCGGTGAGCAACCTGCGGGCGTCTTCCTCGCAGTTCCCCGGGGACGCGCACATCGAGCGGGTCGTCGGGGAGCTGACCGTGCGCAGCCCGGCGTTCGCGAACCTGTGGGCCCGCTACGAAGTGCGTCCGCGAACCACCGAGGTGAAGCACTTCGTGCACCCGCAGGTGGGGGAGCTGCGGCTGCACTTCGAGACGCTGGCCGTCGCCAGCGCGCCCGGGCAGCACCTGTCCGTCTACAGCGCCGAGCCCGGCAGCGCCGGCCACGACGGCCTGGTCCTCCTGCGCCGTCTCGCCGAGCAGGCAGCCCGTTCCGGCCATGGCGACCAGGACGAGGCCTTGGAAAAAGGTGACGCTCACTCCGAAAGCGGGACCGAGCAATGA